The proteins below are encoded in one region of Telopea speciosissima isolate NSW1024214 ecotype Mountain lineage chromosome 10, Tspe_v1, whole genome shotgun sequence:
- the LOC122644088 gene encoding MDIS1-interacting receptor like kinase 2-like yields the protein MHHDCSPLIIHRDISSKNILLDSDFAPHVSDFGVSRVLKPDSSLWTALAGTYGYVAPELAYIMRVTEKCDVYSVGIVTLEVIMGKHPGERISTLPSLSSIEQNIWLKDIVDQRISTPTNQVVEKLVSLMQLAFSCLHENPQSRPTMQQVSQELPICNIS from the exons ATGCACCATGATTGCTCACCACTAATAATTCATCGAGACATATCGAGCAAAAATATTTTGTTGGATTCAGACTTTGCGCCTCATGTCTCAGATTTCGGCGTTAGTAGAGTTTTAAAACCTGATTCATCCCTTTGGACAGCTCTTGCTGGAACATATGGATACGTTGCACCag AACTTGCTTACATAATGAGGGTGACTGAAAAATGTGACGTTTATAGCGTTGGAATAGTAACATTGGAAGTGATAATGGGAAAGCATCCCGGAGAACGTATCTCCACTTTGCCATCATTATCCTCTATTGAGCAAAACATATGGTTGAAGGATATAGTTGATCAACGCATCTCAACTCCCACAAATCAGGTTGTTGAGAAATTGGTTTCTCTTATGCAATTGGCATTCTCTTGTTTGCATGAAAATCCACAATCTCGGCCAACCATGCAACAAGTGTCTCAAGAGCTACCAATTTGCAACATTTCCTAA